The genomic DNA TCCCGGGGTCCAGTCTCCTGGGGTCCAGCCTCCTGGGGTCCAGCCTCTTGAGAATCGTGGCTCATGATCGCAGACTAACACGAGGCAAATCCTGATTAATAGGAGAAATTTGAATAATAGATTTTTTCCTGCTAAATTCTCCATGCGGCGCCCGAGGGGGCGCCAACACGGACTCACGACCACCGCGGGAGAACACCTCATGAGCACCTTTCTCGAACCCCTCCTCCTCCTCAGCTACTTCGTCATCTACCCCCTGATCGGCTGGTTGACCTTCGAGCGCCAGCGCCGGGCGATCCGGGAAGGCCGCTCCAGCCGCTGGCTCCTGTACGGCGAGATCTTTCTCGTCGAATGGGTGGCAACGGCCGCGGTGGCCGGCATCTGGATCTCGAGCCAACTTTCTTCTTCGGCCCTTGGCCTCGACTGGCCCTCGGGGGAACGAGCGACCCTCGCCTGGAGCCTGGCGATGGTCGCCCTCGCAGCTCTCGCAACGCAGGTCGCAACGGGACGCAAGAGCGCCGGGTGGCGGCAGCAAATGCGCGACGAACTCGCACCCGTCGACGCGCTGATGCCTACCCGGAGCCGTGAGATGGCGGGCTTCGCGGCGCTCTCCTTGACGGCTGGGTTCTGCGAAGAGGTCCTCTTCCGCGGTTTTCTCTTCTGGTGGCTGCAAAGCCTCGGGCTGAATGTCGCCTTCGCCGCCGTCGGCACGGTCGTCGTCTTCGGCCTGGCCCACAGCTACCAGGGACCCAAGGGACTGCTGAGAGCCACCGCGGCCGGTGCCGTCTTGATCGCGCTGGTGCTGTTGGCCGGGTCCCTGTGGCCGGCGATCCTGTTGCACATGGGCATGGACTTGATCGGCGGCTGGACCGCCCTCGCTGCGCACTCCAAGAAACCCGATGACGAAGGGTCGATCGCGGCCGGCCAACCCCACGCCGCTTGAGCGGAGTCAGGGGCATCGCAAATTGACCGCGCCGGGCCCTGAACATACACTTCGAGCCAAATCACCATGGGCGATCGGGAGGGTATCGAGTGAACGAGGGCGGCGTCTCTTCGCCGAAGAAGAAACCTGCACCGATTCCCGGCCCGGCGATTCTCTTCCTGCTGGTGGTTTTGATGTTCGACGGGATTCTCGGCTGGATGATCTTCAACCAGTTGAGGGTGGCGCGCTTTCCCACCACCCCGGGCGTCGTGGAGGCCGTTTCTGTCCGGCAAGACAACAGCAGCACCTCGGCTCACGTCTCCCACTGCCCGGAGGTGGCCTTTCGATACCAGGTGAACCACGAGGCCCTACAAGGAAATCGCTTCCGCTGGGGTGGCTTCTGTTCCTCGCATCCACAAGACGTCGAGCGGGTGATGGGGAATCTCGTTCCGGGTGAAGCACACGCGGTGTACGTCCATCCTGACAAGCCGCGGGTCGCCTACCTTTCGGCGGGGATCGGTGCGGTCGAGCACGCCGCAGGGCTCTTGCTCCTGCCCTTCAACCTCTTCGCCGTGGGATGGCTGCTGGAGATCTTCGCCCGCAAGGTCCTCGGCCGGTCCTTGGAGCCGGACGTCATGCGATTCGGCCAGGAAAACGGTCGGGCCTGGGCGCGATTTCCGCACCTGGGACCGATCCAGTTCGCCCTTGGGGTTCTGCTGATTATCG from Acidobacteriota bacterium includes the following:
- a CDS encoding DUF3592 domain-containing protein translates to MNEGGVSSPKKKPAPIPGPAILFLLVVLMFDGILGWMIFNQLRVARFPTTPGVVEAVSVRQDNSSTSAHVSHCPEVAFRYQVNHEALQGNRFRWGGFCSSHPQDVERVMGNLVPGEAHAVYVHPDKPRVAYLSAGIGAVEHAAGLLLLPFNLFAVGWLLEIFARKVLGRSLEPDVMRFGQENGRAWARFPHLGPIQFALGVLLIIAFLVSLVTVFFFAVLPAAYFSLTWRILLLLGVGLLAGKALWNAFRSMTVTFDPHSRELTLPSGAVLPKSQIEDWRIEEIRGRAKRAVYFRPVLQHRAADGVKQTLELPLLSSREEAYRFGGWLVETVGLANRQQNSLLG
- a CDS encoding CPBP family intramembrane glutamic endopeptidase, coding for MSTFLEPLLLLSYFVIYPLIGWLTFERQRRAIREGRSSRWLLYGEIFLVEWVATAAVAGIWISSQLSSSALGLDWPSGERATLAWSLAMVALAALATQVATGRKSAGWRQQMRDELAPVDALMPTRSREMAGFAALSLTAGFCEEVLFRGFLFWWLQSLGLNVAFAAVGTVVVFGLAHSYQGPKGLLRATAAGAVLIALVLLAGSLWPAILLHMGMDLIGGWTALAAHSKKPDDEGSIAAGQPHAA